A window of the Electrophorus electricus isolate fEleEle1 chromosome 11, fEleEle1.pri, whole genome shotgun sequence genome harbors these coding sequences:
- the LOC113571458 gene encoding LIM domain-binding protein 3-like isoform X1, protein MSAYTVTLAGPAPYGFRLQGGKDFNMPLTISRISPGSKAASGNLIQGDIIVAIDGVSTDGMTHLEAQNKIKCANFNLALTLQRSKRPTPVPMTAARIETPVPIIPHQKGQPNQINGGLSAPAETNSRCTSKQELGLPLPTAQPSRGGATSPPASGGRSASAQKRQQYNSPIGLYSAETLREIALQQERIKSQGPADPLGRLRVKDRVIDSASPVCQAVVPREDQEMGPAEWARRAAHMQSRSFRTLAHVTGTEYLQDPDEEALRKSRERFESEAKGPRFAKLKHWHNGLSAQILNLAG, encoded by the exons ATGAGTGCTTACACTGTGACTCTCGCCGGACCTGCGCCTTATGGCTTCCGCCTGCAAGGAGGCAAGGACTTCAACATGCCCCTCACCATTTCCCGG ATCTCACCTGGCAGCAAAGCCGCTTCAGGGAACCTGATACAGGGTGACATCATTGTAGCCATCGATGGTGTCAGTACCGATGGAATGACTCACCTTGAGGCTCAGAACAAGATTAAGTGTGCCAACTTCAACCTGGCCCTCACCCTGCAGAG GTCAAAGCGTCCCACCCCCGTGCCCATGACTGCAGCAAGAATTGAAACTCCAGTCCCAATCATCCCCCACCAGAAG GGCCAGCCTAATCAAATCAATGGTGGCCTTTCTGCCCCTGCTGAAACAAACTCCCGCTGCACCAGCAAACAGGAGCTTGGCCTGCCCCTCCCCACAGCGCAGCCCAGCAGAGGAGGGGCCACatcaccacctgcctcaggggGCCGGTCAGCCTCCGCCCAAAAGAGACAGCAGTATAACTCCCCCATTGGCCTGTACTCAGCTGAGACGCTGAGAGAAATAGCCCTGCAGCAGGAGAGAATTAAAAGCCAGGGTCCTGCCGACCCGCTGGG TAGGCTGCGCGTTAAAGACCGTGTTATAGACAGTGCTTCCCCAGTGTGTCAGGCCGTGGTCCCCAGGGAGGACCAGGAGATGGGCCCTGCAGAATGGGCCCGAAGAGCTGCCCATATGCAGTCCAGATCCTTCCGCACCCTCGCCCACGTCACCGGCACAGAATACC TGCAAGACCCAGATGAGGAGGCTCTTAGAAAGTCCAG GGAAAGGTTTGAGTCGGAAGCGAAGGGCCCCCGTTTTGCTAAACTGAAACACTGGCACAATGGCTTGTCCGCCCAAATCCTTAACCTAGCTGGGTAA
- the LOC113571458 gene encoding LIM domain-binding protein 3-like isoform X2, with protein sequence MSAYTVTLAGPAPYGFRLQGGKDFNMPLTISRISPGSKAASGNLIQGDIIVAIDGVSTDGMTHLEAQNKIKCANFNLALTLQRSKRPTPVPMTAARIETPVPIIPHQKVITNTPANEFIPPFDPIALKDTALSTNKPIEVKGPGGKATIIHAQYNTPISMYSQDAIMDAIAGQSQARGAEMSGRLRVKDRVIDSASPVCQAVVPREDQEMGPAEWARRAAHMQSRSFRTLAHVTGTEYLQDPDEEALRKSRERFESEAKGPRFAKLKHWHNGLSAQILNLAG encoded by the exons ATGAGTGCTTACACTGTGACTCTCGCCGGACCTGCGCCTTATGGCTTCCGCCTGCAAGGAGGCAAGGACTTCAACATGCCCCTCACCATTTCCCGG ATCTCACCTGGCAGCAAAGCCGCTTCAGGGAACCTGATACAGGGTGACATCATTGTAGCCATCGATGGTGTCAGTACCGATGGAATGACTCACCTTGAGGCTCAGAACAAGATTAAGTGTGCCAACTTCAACCTGGCCCTCACCCTGCAGAG GTCAAAGCGTCCCACCCCCGTGCCCATGACTGCAGCAAGAATTGAAACTCCAGTCCCAATCATCCCCCACCAGAAG GTTATTACCAACACACCTGCCAA TGAGTTCATCCCCCCTTTCGACCCCATTGCCCTGAAGGACACTGCTCTTTCCACCAACAAGCCCATAGAGGTGAAGGGGCCCGGAGGCAAGGCCACCATCATCCACGCCCAGTACAACACCCCCATTAGCATGTACTCACAGGACGCCATCATGGATGCCATCGCTGGCCAGTCTCAGGCCAGGGGTGCCGAGATGTCTGG TAGGCTGCGCGTTAAAGACCGTGTTATAGACAGTGCTTCCCCAGTGTGTCAGGCCGTGGTCCCCAGGGAGGACCAGGAGATGGGCCCTGCAGAATGGGCCCGAAGAGCTGCCCATATGCAGTCCAGATCCTTCCGCACCCTCGCCCACGTCACCGGCACAGAATACC TGCAAGACCCAGATGAGGAGGCTCTTAGAAAGTCCAG GGAAAGGTTTGAGTCGGAAGCGAAGGGCCCCCGTTTTGCTAAACTGAAACACTGGCACAATGGCTTGTCCGCCCAAATCCTTAACCTAGCTGGGTAA